A section of the Oryzias melastigma strain HK-1 linkage group LG14, ASM292280v2, whole genome shotgun sequence genome encodes:
- the arr3a gene encoding arrestin 3a, retinal (X-arrestin), with protein sequence MAKIFKKTSGNGGLTLYLGKRDYVDHVTSVDKVDGVVKVDTADFGDRKAFVQLACAFRYGSDDLDVMGLCFRKDIWIQQIQIYPESNKPALSAMHDTLLKKAGDNAYPFSFEIPTNLPCSVSLQPGPDDKGKACGVDFEVKTYLAKEKNNADEKIDKKDTARLVIRKIQFAPSQVGAGPKADICKSFMMSDKPVHLEASMEKDLYFHGEEIPLKIKINNESNKTVKKIKITVDQTTDIVLYSADKYTKTVLSQEFGETVEASSTADISLNIKPALSENKEKRGLALDGRLKDEDTNLASTTMMRPGVEKEVLGILVSYKIKINLMVAGGGLLGGLTASDVTVELPLNLMHPKPAE encoded by the exons ATGGCAAA GATTTTCAAGAAGACCAGTGGAAATGGAGGG TTGACCCTCTACCTGGGAAAGAGAGACTATGTGGATCACGTGACCTCTGTGGACAAAGTCG ATGGTGTCGTGAAGGTGGACACCGCAGACTTTGGTGACAGAAAAG CTTTCGTGCAGCTGGCCTGTGCCTTCCGCTACGGTAGTGACGACCTGGATGTGATGGGCCTGTGCTTCAGGAAGGACATCTGGATCCAGCAGATCCAGATCTACCCGGAGAGCAACAAACCAGCCCTGAGCGCCATGCACGACACCTTACTGAAGAAAGCCGGGGACAATGCCTACCCTTTCTCTTTCGAA attccCACCAACTTGCCATGCTCAGTTTCTCTGCAGCCTGGACCTGATGACAAGGGAAAG gcaTGTGGCGTTGACTTTGAAGTGAAAACGTACCTTGCCAAGGAGAAGAACAACGCGGATGAAAAGATTGACAAGAA GGACACTGCTCGCCTTGTCATCCGTAAAATCCAGTTCGCCCCGTCTCAGGTCGGCGCTGGGCCCAAGGCGGACATCTGCAAAAGCTTCATGATGTCTGACAAACCTGTTCACCTAGAGGCATCGATGGAGAAAGAC CTCTACTTTCATGGCGAAGAAATCCCacttaaaatcaaaatcaataaCGAGAGCAATAAAACAGTCAAGAAAATCAAAATCACTG TGGACCAAACTACTGACATCGTCCTGTACTCAGCAGACAAATACACCAAGACCGTTCTGAGCCAGGAGTTTGG GGAGACAGTAGAGGCATCCAGCACTGCTGACATTTCTCTGAACATCAAGCCCGCTCTGTCTGAAAACAAGGAGAAGAGAGGTCTGGCTCTGGATGGACGGCTGAAGGACGAGGACACAAACTTGGCCTCCACCACCAT GATGCGGCCAGGTGTAGAAAAAGAGGTGTTGGGTATCTTGGTTTCCTACAAGATTAAAATTAACCTGATGGTGGCCGGAGGAGG ACTGCTGGGGGGCCTTACTGCCAG CGATGTAACAGTGGAACTGCCACTCAACCTCATGCACCCAAAGCCTGCAG AGTAG